GGCGCGACCACCGGCTTGAACGACCACGTGCCGTTCGAGCCGGCGCGGACGATGAAGCCCTCGGCGTTCTCGGCCGGGCCCTTCACCCACTTCTTGCCGTTGTAGTAGTACTCGGTCCCGCCGCGCACCTGGGCCAGCCCGACCGCCGCCAGGTGCAGGCCGGAGGCCTTGTCACCGACCGTGCCGCGGACGGTACGCCACGACGACGCCCGGGACTTCTTCGACGGCGTGGTGACCGTCATGTACGGCCGGACCAGATCCGACTTCACCGCGACGGTGCCGACCGTCCGGGCGGACGAGTCGCCGTTCTCATCGGCCAGGGTCACCGTCACCGTCCGCGTGCCGGCCTTCGGGTACGTGTGCTCCACCCGGGTCGTGCTCGGGGCGACCTCGCTGACCGAGCCGTCGCCCCAGCCGATCTTCACGGTGTCGGCGGCCGCCGGGACGCCGCTGAGCGACAGCGCCGTCCGCTGGGTGCCGTCCGGCCCGGTCCACACCGCGCCGGCCAGCAGTTTGTACGTCCCACCCACCGCCGCCACGGTGACCGTGTCACCGCCGGTGAGGGTGCCGGCGCTGTCCCCGTCCAGGTCGGTGATCGCCACCTGCACCCGGTACGTCCCCGGCGTCGCATATCGATGCGCCAGGCTCCCGTCGGTCAGCGAGCCCTGGGTGCCGTCGCCCCAGTCGACCTGCCGGTCCTGCACCGAGCCGTCCTCGTTCCCGGTCAGCGACACCTGGTCGAGGGTGACCGACTGGCCGGCGAACAGGCTGGTCGCGCCGAGCCGGTAGACGCCCTCGGCCGGGGCGCCGGCGGCGTGTGCCGGCACCGCCAGGCCGGCCGAGAGCAGGGTGCCGAGACCGGCGGCGAGCAGAGTGGTGCGCATGGATCTCCCTGACGGGTACGACGAACGGGGGGCCACCCCGGAAGATCGGTCAGTCCCCCGGCGGGTTGAGGATCATCTGCGGACCGGTCCCGCGGGTCGCCAGCCGGTCCCGCGGGTTGATCAGGTTGCACCGCTGCAGCGACAG
Above is a genomic segment from Actinoplanes ianthinogenes containing:
- a CDS encoding PKD domain-containing protein codes for the protein MRTTLLAAGLGTLLSAGLAVPAHAAGAPAEGVYRLGATSLFAGQSVTLDQVSLTGNEDGSVQDRQVDWGDGTQGSLTDGSLAHRYATPGTYRVQVAITDLDGDSAGTLTGGDTVTVAAVGGTYKLLAGAVWTGPDGTQRTALSLSGVPAAADTVKIGWGDGSVSEVAPSTTRVEHTYPKAGTRTVTVTLADENGDSSARTVGTVAVKSDLVRPYMTVTTPSKKSRASSWRTVRGTVGDKASGLHLAAVGLAQVRGGTEYYYNGKKWVKGPAENAEGFIVRAGSNGTWSFKPVVAPTKGYLIVWYAAVDNVGNAYAPKGKLVKLTS